The window GAGCGGCCGAGCCCAAACGGCGGTCCAGCAGTCTGGGAAGCAGGTCCGGAGGCGCCTACGCTCGCGGTCGGCGGCCTGCCCAGATCGGCCCAGCATTCGGGGGACGCCGGCAGGAAGGCGGCGGAGTCTAGATATCCCGGCGCGGCTGGCTTAGGGAGAGAAGGGGCCTGCCTGCGGCGCACAAAGCCGGTCGCTGCGCCGTGACGCGGCTGGAAGAGTACGAGGCGTTGGTGGAGCGGTCGAGGAGGTTCTACGAATCGGCAACAGCACAGCTGGAGAGAGGCTTCTACGACCTAGCGGCCTTCAGCCTGGAGCAAAGCCTTCAGCTGTACCTAAAGGCGATGTTGCTGAAGCTCGGCGCCGACTATCCGAGGACCCACAGCGTTAGGAGACTGCTGGAAATGATACATAGACTGACAGGGGATGCAG of the Thermoproteus uzoniensis 768-20 genome contains:
- a CDS encoding HEPN domain-containing protein, which produces MTRLEEYEALVERSRRFYESATAQLERGFYDLAAFSLEQSLQLYLKAMLLKLGADYPRTHSVRRLLEMIHRLTGDAELQEAALRLSVELSLLEDAYITARYVPKEFTKEEVERLKKAVDEVRSVVGRAVDRRGQEEDRGT